AGACGACGCTTCTGCGGTTAGATCGCAAACGCCATCTTCTGGCGATTTGCGTTTCTTTATCATCTCGGATGATTCTTTCCCCACCCTCTCCAGAGCTGACTTCACCTTGTCGAGTGTGCAAACACTCTGGAAACTCGAACTCGACGAtggtaaagagagagaagaagaagaagaaggtggtgATGAAGAAGGGACTAGCTTCAATTCAAGACTTGCGTCGTCGAAGAGACTTAACAATGGTCTTTCCGGAGGCTTACTTGAAACCGGTGGATAATTTAAATCTTGAAACCTTGGAACAGTTTGGTTGGATTGGTCTGAACGACGGAGATGAGTAGAGGAGCTCGTTGAGTTGCATTGTTGAAGATACACTTTCCCTGACTGTCATAAAAAACCATTAAATATCAGATTAATTGTTACAATTTACAAACAACTACAACACAAACATTCAATGTTTTAAACTTTCCACACATCTATTTGAAACGTTCAGAGAgcattaaataaaaacaaattatagagAAAGCAAAGCAACGAACCTTCAAGTCGAGACGCTTTTCCCAGCCGTTGGGGACTTTCAGGTCAAGATCAAGCTCCAGATCATGATCATGATCGTCTCCTCCACAACCGGCGCTTCCGAGGAGATCACGAGTCATTAGCGCCACCGATGATCCCGGTCCGGAGGAATCCTTTGCCGTCATGCGATCGTCGTTGTACCTACCTAGTATCCGTACGATATAGCTTACGTCAGCAGTCATAGCAGAAAGCAGAgacagacagagagagagagttatggGGACTGTAGGCAGAGAGAGAGTTATATAGATGGAGACAACATCTAAGACGAAGGAAAAAAAGAGTCTCGAGTTAACGTGGCCAGTTATAGCAAATTTAAAGCCAGTCACTTTATTTCATTTATTCTTAGAAAATACCCATACTAATAATACTACTTAGTATGATGGTGTAAGTTATGATTTTATTTGCATGACAATTTATTTACGTTATgcaaataattttgtttgttttcaccGTGAAAGATCCAACTTGATGTATAATTAACAACTTGGAGTTACGAACAAATTCATGCATAAGCATGCAAGGCTAGGTACTGGTAACCATGTACCAAAGCAACAGTAATGCTCTTGGACAGTTCacgattttaatattttttgatgatCTACATTAAAGTATGTTTATTGCAGGTCTTTTAAAATGAAGTTTATATCGTAATATAAGATatggttttttaatttttaatttaaaaaaactaagagatGTTTTTTAtgtctcttatttaagaaacgtcttttagtttttttagttaaaaattaagaaatcatattttattttatgataaaaacatcAACCTAAAAAACCTGTAATAAACATGTTCTCCTGTATTTTACCTCCCAGTACAACTAAATggataaataaatagattatgGAGGGAGAAATTCAAGGAGGAAGGAAACACAAAGTGTAATAAATGCGAAGAAAAACGCATTTATGTGCATGGAAACTCCACGTAGATTCAGCTTCTCTGATTTACATATTTACCCCCTTTGTTCCTTCTCACTTATCATATTTCCAAGtccaaaatttgaaatttcacaCTTAATCAATTAACTACGCATTGATGAGTAGACATCGGAGTATATGTTTAATGCAGTTTCGTCTTCTGCTGTATTGGGCacgtcaaaaatatttaatgaagTAGGTATTGCTATGAATGTAGTACTGAGATTAAACCAGCATTGGTATTATGATCAATTCTATTGGTTAAAGTATTTATTCCTGCGAGTTTCGAAAATCTTATTACAAGCAGATATACTTATTTTTAAAGGCAAATAACACAACTGTATCTTTGAAATATTTATCTCCATTATCGGCTTTACGGTCCTACCTATATTCTTTTTGTTGCTGAATACCAATTTTCGGCTATGGTTAATTGATCGTACAAGACAAAAcaggaaaatatataaatgttattttaataCTGAGTAAATATACCATTTAGTTTATATTATAGAGTGCAAGAATTTAAGTTTTAAGGATTAATATATACTGTATTTTTTTGGGTCTAGTCGTTTATAGTATGTTTTAAAATTGTAGGGTTTAATTATcagaaatttagggtttaaatttggatttcaatttcaatttatattattttgttaagttttaaatttaactttttcGCTATTGTGATATAGTCAAAATCagcagtatatatatatatatatatatatatatatatatatatatgtatatttgaaGTTGTAAagaatgctttttttttgtcacaaaagtTGTAAAGAATGCTAACTTCAGTATAGTAATCTATacctttagaaaaaaaatagtaatttatataatacaaaatattctctctgtttcttaaaaatagatattatgGTGTTTCgaatatattaagaaaatacattaatcatgcatatttttaaaaaaatatcaaattctaATGTTTTTTAACCAATAGTTTTTCAATatattcaattaattttattgaaatttgtaattttgtatagaaaacataaaaaaaaactatttttgtgaaacagtttttttttaaacttctattttaatgaAACGGATGAAGTATATAGGAGTAAGTTTTACTTTTCCAATGGCACATAATATGcagatttaaatttaaatggtaATACAAGAAAGTAACAAGAATACCAGCACAAGATAATGGTAATACAAAAAAGTAACAAGaatactaatttaattttgtgaGTTTTGTCAACATCAATCTAATTTCATAAACTTGAAGAGAGGGTACGTGGGTTTTCGTCGGAATGCTTGGCAACGAACTTTTTCGTTCATCCAACTAGTTAAATCATTGCCTTAGTTTTCAATTAATTTCAATTCGAACTGATCAGTATGGTTTTTCCTTGGGTCAAAACCTCTGTATTCTATATAACCATGTATAAACAATAGTTTCACTTTACAATGAGtcgcaagttttttttttcatgtactATCTCTTTTTAATTTACGGGAACATGTGCCATCAAGCAAACCGAATTGATAatttcctccttttttttttactttggtaGAATGCGTATAGTTAGTTGCCGTTTGACAACCCTCTTCTCATTGCTTAAAAGAGTATAAGCAATAGAAAGaagtaaaatttgaaaaactgtGTTGATGGGATAACCAATCAGTTGGAGTTCGTGTGGGAAAAAAAGGGAGGTTTTAGCATTCAAGAGCCTTAAATAATAACGTTGAAAACGTTAAcgtaaataaatgttttagaagGTTAGGAAGTGATGATGCTCACGCATGATATCCTAATTCTTAGGACACCAGCACAACTAAAGCTCATAAATTTCAACCCCAACACACACTGTGCAAAATACATATCCACATACCTCATTGCCGGATTTGATGAATAGTTAAagaaatagatttattttctgaGATATGATCTACTTTTGAAAAATGCATGTACATAAATACGCTAACACTTATAcgtaaacatttttttggtctaatacgtaaacattttatttgatgACATGTTGCATAATGAGTGCTTTTGGAGCTTTTTACATGTTTCTAACATTAgttaatagtttaataataaGTTACACTGAAAACTAAACGAATAACAAAAATGTTTAACCCTATGAAAGGGAGGGACTTTTACATGGGatagctttttttttgcttaacatTATTATTTGAAGTTGTTGATTGGAACAAAATTCAGTGCCTGCTCAACTACAAGGGCAAGCAGTGCAAACGCCCTAAGCCCATAATATTAGAGatctaattttttgttattttttgaaaaaatccaaattttatttaaaataaaataaaataaatatacatatatttctaagctttttattttatatgtttttatatctaaatttgtagaacattttaaatatatatatattttaaaaaatcatgctaaaattgtttttttaattattaaaag
The nucleotide sequence above comes from Brassica napus cultivar Da-Ae chromosome A9, Da-Ae, whole genome shotgun sequence. Encoded proteins:
- the LOC106413911 gene encoding uncharacterized protein LOC106413911 — translated: MTADVSYIVRILGRYNDDRMTAKDSSGPGSSVALMTRDLLGSAGCGGDDHDHDLELDLDLKVPNGWEKRLDLKSGKVYLQQCNSTSSSTHLRRSDQSNQTVPRFQDLNYPPVSSKPPERPLLSLFDDASLELKLVPSSSPPSSSSSLSLPSSSSSFQSVCTLDKVKSALERVGKESSEMIKKRKSPEDGVCDLTAEASSPVAVGCPGCLSYVLVMKNNPKCPRCNSFVPLAAMKKTKIDLNISI